A region of Neovison vison isolate M4711 chromosome 7, ASM_NN_V1, whole genome shotgun sequence DNA encodes the following proteins:
- the LOC122913961 gene encoding interstitial collagenase-like, with translation MRASMPSLPLPLLLLLLWGMGSHGFPATSSGAQEQDTELVQNYLRKYYHLRTGTNRSGRQRSSSLVTEKLKQMQAFYGLKVTGKVDADTLTLMRQPRCGVPDVAPYALGERTLRWEHTHLTYRLENYTPDLPRADVDSAIDRAFQLWSNASALTFTRVFEGQADIMISFVRGDHNDNNPFGGPGNIIAHAFPPGGGIGGDVHFDEDKRWTKDFRNFNLYHVAAHEVGHSLGLMHDGDIESLMFSSYNYYGDNLLTQRDIDAIQALYGPSKNPIQPRERQVPQACESKLTFDAITEIRGELYFFKNRFFLRTRPFYKTGELGAITDFWVPLSRGVDAAYEVASRDEVFFFKDSKVWAFNAVKMRRGYPKDIYHSLGFPHTVKSIDAAVHEEETGKTYFFVASKYWRYDENTRSMDTGFPKEIAHGFPGIGKKVDAVFQERGFFYFFRGKRQYKFDPHTKRILTILNINSWFNCRNK, from the exons ATGAGGGCCAGCAtgcccagcctccccctccctctgctgctgctgctgctctggggCATGGGGTCCCATGGCTTCCCCGCCACGAGCTCGGGAGCACAAGAGCAGGACACGGAGTTGGTCCAG AACTACCTGCGGAAATACTACCACCTGAGGACTGGAACCAACAGGTccggcaggcagaggagcagcagTCTGGTGACCGAGAAGCTGAAGCAGATGCAGGCGTTCTACGGGCTGAAGGTGACGGGGAAGGTGGACGCCGACACCCTGACTCTGATGAGGCAGCCCCGATGTGGGGTGCCCGACGTGGCTCCGTACGCCCTCGGTGAGAGGACCCTCCGCTGGGAGCACACCCACCTGACCTACAG GCTTGAAAATTACACACCAGATTTGCCGAGAGCAGACGTGGACAGTGCCATTGACAGAGCCTTTCAGCTCTGGAGTAATGCCTCTGCCCTGACCTTCACCAGGGTCTTTGAGGGCCAAGCGGACATAATGATATCCTTTGTCAGGGGAG ATCACAACGACAACAACCCCTTCGGCGGGCCTGGAAACATTATTGCTCACGCCTTCCCACCGGGAGGAGGCATTGGAGGAGATGTTCATTTTGATGAAGATAAAAGATGGACCAAAGATTTCAGAA ATTTCAACTTGTACCACGTCGCAGCACATGAAGTGGGCCATTCCCTCGGACTTATGCACGACGGTGACATTGAGTCCCTGATGTTCTCCAGCTACAACTACTATGGGGATAATCTGCTGACTCAGAGGGACATCGATGCCATTCAGGCCCTCTACG GACCTTCCAAAAATCCCATCCAGCCAAGAGAACGTCAAGTACCACAAGCCTGTGAAAGCAAGTTAACATTTGATGCTATTACCGAAATTCGTGGAGAATTGTACTTCTTTAAAAACAG GTTCTTCCTACGCACGAGACCCTTCTACAAAACAGGGGAGCTCGGTGCCATCACTGACTTCTGGGTCCCGCTGTCAAGGGGAGTTGACGCTGCTTACGAGGTTGCTAGCAGAGACgaagtcttcttttttaaag ATAGTAAAGTCTGGGCCTTCAATGCAGTTAAGATGAGGCGAGGCTACCCCAAGGACATTTACCACTCCCTGGGCTTCCCGCACACAGTGAAGAGCATCGATGCTGCTGTTCATGAGGAGGAGACCGGGAAGACGTACTTCTTTGTTGCCAGCAAGTACTGGAG gTATGATGAAAACACACGGTCTATGGATACAGGTTTTCCCAAAGAGATAGCTCATGGGTTTCCTGGAATCGGCAAAAAAGTTGACGCTGTCTTCCAAGAAAGAG gatttttctatttctttcgtGGAAAAAGACAGTACAAATTTGATCCTCACACAAAGCGAATTTTGACTATCCTGAATATCAACAGCTGGTTCAACTGTAGAAATAAATGA
- the MMP8 gene encoding neutrophil collagenase, translating into MFRQKTLLLLILLSVQLSQAFPVPGGSPEEADAQEMDTQVVQDYLEKFYQLPRRGLRSQRQNSPSVIVEKLKEMQRFFGLSETGKPDRQTLAVMRKPRCGVPDSGDFMLTPGNPKWEQTNLTYRIIKYTTQLSEADVEEAIKKAFQVWSNASSLTFTKTSQEEADIKIAFVQGDHGDNSPFDGPNGILAHAFQPGQGIGGDAHFDEDEIWTMNSSSYNLFLVAAHEFGHSLGLAHSTDPGALMYPNYAFRDPSTYTLPQDDINGIQAIYGPSNNPIQPTGPSTPTACDPRLTFDAITTLRGEILFFKDKYFWRRHPQLRLVELNFISLFWPSLPDGIQAAYEDVDEDLVFLFKGGQYWALNGYDIKQGYPRDISDYGFPSSVRAIDAAVYYRRKTYFFVNDQIWRYDNQRQSMEPGYPKAIASIFPGIETRVDAVFQQDHVFLFFSGPRYYAFDLGAHRVIRVDRSQRWLNC; encoded by the exons ATGTTCCGTCAGAAGACGTTGCTTCTCTTGATCCTCCTGTCCGTGCAGCTCTCCCAGGCCTTCCCAGTCCCTGGGGGGTCCCCAGAAGAGGCGGACGCACAAGAGATGGACACACAAGTCGTTCAG GATTACCTAGAAAAGTTCTACCAGTTACCGAGGAGAGGCCTGCGGTCGCAGAGGCAGAACAGCCCTAGCGTGATCGTTGAGAAGCTCAAAGAGATGCAGCGCTTCTTCGGGCTGAGCGAGACGGGGAAGCCGGACCGGCAGACGCTGGCAGTGATGCGGAAACCTCGCTGCGGGGTGCCCGACAGTGGGGACTTCATGCTGACCCCTGGAAACCCCAAGTGGGAACAAACCAACCTGACCTACAG GATTATTAAGTACACCACACAGTTGTCAGAGGCCGATGTGGAGGAGGCTATTAAGAAAGCCTTTCAAGTGTGGAGCAACGCGTCATCCCTGACCTTCACCAAGACCTCGCAGGAAGAAGCAGACATCAAGATCGCTTTTGTCCAAGGAG ATCATGGTGACAATTCTCCATTCGATGGACCCAATGGGATCCTGGCTCACGCCTTCCAGCCAGGCCAAGGTATTGGAGGAGATGCGCACTTCGATGAAGATGAAATATGGACCATGAATTCCAGCA GTTACAATCTGTTCCTCGTCGCCGCCCATGAGTTTGGCCACTCCTTGGGGCTCGCGCACTCCACGGACCCCGGAGCCTTGATGTACCCCAACTATGCCTTCCGCGACCCCAGCACCTACACCCTCCCTCAGGACGACATCAATGGCATCCAGGCCATCTACG gtccttCAAACAACCCCATCCAACCCACCGGACCGAGCACACCCACAGCCTGCGACCCCAGACTGACGTTTGATGCTATCACCACCCTCCGTGGAGAAATACTGTTCTTCAAAGACAA GTACTTCTGGAGGAGACACCCTCAGCTGAGATTAGTCGAACTCAACTTCATCTCCCTCTTCTGGCCGTCCCTACCCGACGGCATACAAGCAGCCTATGAGGATGTGGACGAGGACCTTGTTTTCCTATTTAAAG GTGGCCAGTACTGGGCTCTGAATGGCTATGACATTAAGCAAGGTTATCCCAGGGACATCTCAGACTACGGCTTCCCAAGCAGCGTCCGAGCGATCGATGCAGCTGTTTACTACAGGAGAAAAACCTACTTCTTCGTAAATGACCAGATCTGGAG ataTGATAACCAAAGACAATCCATGGAACCAGGTTATCCCAAAGCCATAGCGAGTATCTTTCCAGGAATAGAAACCAGAGTTGATGCAGTTTTCCAGCAGGATc atgtcttccttttcttcagtgGACCAAGATATTACGCTTTCGACCTTGGTGCTCACAGGGTCATCAGGGTCGACAGAAGCCAGCGATGGCTGAACTGCTGA